The sequence TGAAGGGATTGCCTTTGATGAAATGTCTTTCTCACTAGAAAGTTTTACCTTGCTAACCGAAAGAAGCACACTTGTTGCGTTTAGAAATAGTTTCTTATATGCTTTTGTTGCAACCGTGATTTCTGTTGTCTTAGGGTACTTTGTTGCATACCGTATATTCAAATCAAAGTTTAATAATAAGTTTTTAATTTTAACCATGCTGATTCTTCCAATGTGGTCCAATCTTTTACTAAGAACAGAAGCCCTTGGAAACATTATGGAACATAATAACATCCTTACAGATTTATTATCTCGCATAGGCATAACTGCATCCATCGGAATCAAAGGAACACCACTTGCAGTCATTATTGGGTTAGTATTTACTTATTTACCATTTGCGATACTACCAATCTATACAGCCCTTGAAAAAATCAGCTATAGCTTAGAAGAAGC is a genomic window of Paracholeplasma morum containing:
- a CDS encoding ABC transporter permease, with product MNNKSFRNLAKPYVYWLYILALVPVFVMVILSVLKSEGIAFDEMSFSLESFTLLTERSTLVAFRNSFLYAFVATVISVVLGYFVAYRIFKSKFNNKFLILTMLILPMWSNLLLRTEALGNIMEHNNILTDLLSRIGITASIGIKGTPLAVIIGLVFTYLPFAILPIYTALEKISYSLEEAALDLGLPEMKKFWKVIFPLSIKGVVSASILVFLPTLSGFAIPQILGKGNIVLIGNVIEESFRNMNYNFGSLLAIIILFFILGSILIISKTDKEGETLL